In Monomorium pharaonis isolate MP-MQ-018 chromosome 3, ASM1337386v2, whole genome shotgun sequence, a genomic segment contains:
- the LOC105837691 gene encoding uncharacterized protein LOC105837691 isoform X2: MTHRRRTAKPSASFELILLDWQCMDISDEELFDASPSSSNTLPIDASLNLMAQTNDAGLTQEQERDVNDITTKDILVKLTRLPNTTKKKERENLHSLKNKRRRFTWKYGVLKSDLIKRRKKDAFKKKQALKKMESAKVNEVTAGPSENKADEQSTSWYNQSYNKIGKYYGDNKQDEQSSEQSVINNFLSTCQALEEDSDDISDDIVTCACARTLPYKFYQKGNSSVLLNNVNTKDCPSSVLSLSDKSTDLNLHTGSKFSLSDCLSPNTPKSQLFHRKLQFMAKKVREINEWKFKRKHCWSDNETEEQETLISVKESVPKKRCRLIILSDSDSEDASTSRKAIESNNQNESYLPLENINEEKTDVQISHTAQIVLTRLEEMDNEDVIKWRESKKLSENIMSKSIEEEEKEKELDRPKLLQNLIISLESQEKSILPNYRILETKDRPEDSSLTTPNNSVQRRSSTKSKHKLRKKYKLFRKPRVLMIKLDNLPYFPEDGKYSASEIEHLTKRYVNCMMTSNFQLKSRGLKMYTHVRLRRRSTTDADTEDRSPSPTLSRKQITDSNHRIFQMENRDENTPFKIRRIASKSQCITSSPRSSENKITALSPNHLKKWRNAFAAYQVKPPIQKTVASMQSSSPSETLPVLKKSANAECESVLILPSTSMSSTKRNAPVESPGKLSSPKKQTTLASTKSTEHNDTSRPKSSVTKNLSNDANVGIITKNDFTRSKDSGIVSKIPHKNTKEIDVNTSDASLNSSKRRSDTSSKLHNKATNLKMSINNTSIKSKILIGHGDEPYKKRQTAVDNIIVSKKGSKDSESSSNKSDDDSDFETPPSSFSTSSTSSSTVMRKRRKQKQKKLNEVEAKSKSLKSKSALNQDPKSKCQPSCTTCPRTFTTYNEMLQHMLKHMANDLRSTYTYIEDNIDSTPPESTENNDRFSNDTTESLVEIVTKEAEITEAGNGISEQEKRLLENANKSNAENLVASKVLQRNIKEINEAKESKEAKESKETKEAKETSKPLNSSATEHIAERVAEKVPMLIANNAEQTTITQNSEKEKNCIVEASSKFQSTESFSICKCHDFEINKKHDTNVGANVQIEIVLLCITCWTVFRRIECFKAHYAQHSGKNTLCNKNRRINRKAKLLCIACKKILHSLEDMVLHLTMHSNRDCKGTVNFICNVCKVVFYGYGSLFINHFQNHTKNPLFLASRNSFPRLSFVGEKILEQPLYMGNDKSREIYWKMADHVCQECNLPFVTQADLKSHKAVCQNTVDSRGGFSNVKILLVCGFCEKMFCSRMSFEMHSLDHTQKRDVHLHYTCAAVTALKKVYICKVCTSMWQSLQNFEEHWQTHGELHAEFVCSHCQSHHNNFDLFQRHAQTHKNNNELQQTPITCEVIYRDISDHNFNENLQKNTTTNDLPCMHLSSFGENDLVEKIVPQTIQSCDKPDDQQESLLERLLNQSKTAMPRGSVRSNNEEQTTKEVSQVSVQVPSSNVAVAQSKQNSNSRNCEDSDEDDLTIMLSENEESSVSTGVRRNADTPSTKQNIQEDAKSKMSNSVVTDEQTRRSNNATPASSPTKTLQTSSDMNESASSNAQINVITSRESRNTQLDGSPSISNANKTLENHVNHSVSPQARQELKLPENAMSSIPKSFLRVKSLAELTSIPLEKQVCWVCGLSFESEQNLKGHMSIHEVQLPHQDKKSEHQVSSINNAQIRPTKPTFNSFQPSTATQDRLVSSVAINNIPSSINVDHPPNTLGRVINAPNSRQCQVIGVKPLPLTKTNTIADVSKSKETLSQEVTPSSDNVNATLQNLPRTAYHHNLPPHISYTLNKSVQVQQSTGTVAVKPFLQTTYQKPRPPPPYFQSLQQQQPSQMQQQSLQLQQQSQLQSQHQQQQTQQLQQQLQQQQLRQQLQQQQQQRLQQQQQTQQLQQRLQLQMQQQLQQQQQMNNLSGNVVHYVITEGDMSYQLRPANVQVNSDNVMYVTVNTMQQISKNPERYICLYCPGFECGSVQEFALHEHSPKHEARSNYNSGSYVS, from the exons ATGACTCATCGGCGGCGAACGGCAAAACCTTCAGCGAGTTTTGAATTAATTCTTCTCGATTGGCAGTGT ATGGATATTTCCGACGAGGAATTATTCGATGCATCACCAAGCAGTAGTAATACTTTGCCCATAGACGCAAGTTTAAATTTGATGGCACAAACGAATGATGCAGGATTGACACAGGAGCAAGAGAGAGATGTCAATGATATCACAACTAAAGATATTTTAGTAAAGCTTACACGTTTGCCAAATACAACGAAGAAAAAGGAACGAGAAAATTTGCATTCACTCAAAAACAAAAGGAGACGTTTTACATGGAAATATGGAGTATTAAAGAGTGATTTGATTAAACGACGAAAAAAGGACGCTTTTAAAAAGAAGCAAGCATTGAAAAAGATGGAATCTGCTAAAGTAAACGAGGTAACAGCGGGACCGTCAGAAAATAAAGCGGATGAGCAAAGTACTTCCTGGTACAATCAATCGTATaacaaaattggaaaatattaCGGAGATAATAAGCAGGACGAGCAGAGCTCTGAACAGAGTgtgattaacaattttttatcgacTTGCCAAGCACTGGAAGAGGACTCTGATGACATTTCCGATGACATTGTAACTTGTGCATGTGCACGTACTTTGCCGTacaaattttatcagaaaGGCAACTCATCTGTCTTACTTAACAATGTAAACACAAAAGACTGTCCTTCATCTGTCTTATCGTTAAGCGACAAGAGCACAGACTTGAACTTGCACACCGGCAGCAAATTCTCTCTGTCTGACTGTTTGTCTCCAAATACTCCAAAATCACAGTTGTTTCACAGAAAACTGCAATTTATGGCCAAAAAGGTAAGAGAGATCAACGAGTGGAAATTTAAGAGAAAACATTGTTGGTCTGATAATGAAACTGAAGAGCAAGAGACCTTGATTTCAGTTAAAGAATCTGTACCAAAAAAAAGATGtcgattaataatattgagtGATTCTGATAGTGAAGATGCGTCTACAAGTAGAAAAGCAATTGAAAGTAATAATCAGAATGAATCTTATTTGCCTCTTGAGAATATTAACGAAGAGAAAACGGATGTACAGATTAGTCACACGGCGCAAATTGTTTTAACAAGATTGGAAGAAATGGACAACGAAGATGTTATTAAGTGGCGAGAAAGCAAAAAGCTTTCGGAGAACATTATGTCTAAATCaatagaagaagaagaaaaagaaaaagaattggaCCGAccgaaattattacaaaatttaataatctcttTAGAATCTCAAGAGAAATCAATTTTGCCAAACTACAGGATTTTGGAAACGAAAGATCGCCCTGAGGATTCCTCATTAACTACTCCCAATAATTCCGTTCAAAGACGTTCTTCAACAAAATCAAAGCataaactaagaaaaaaatacaagctGTTTAGGAAGCCTAGAGTCCTAATGATAAAACTGGATAATTTACCGTATTTTCCTGAAGATGGCAAATATTCAGCGAGTGAGATCGAACATTTAACGAAGAGATATGTGAACTGTATGATGACTTCGAATTTTCAACTTAAATCTCGTGGATTAAAGATGTACACACACGTGCGTTTACGAAGGAGAAGTACGACGGATGCGGATACAGAAGATCGTAGTCCAAGTCCTACTCTGTCCAGGAAACAAA TTACAGATTCAAATCATAGAATATTTCAAATGGAAAACAGAGATGAGAATACTCCATTCAAGATTCGAAGGATTGCATCCAAGAGTCAGTGTATAACTTCCTCACCAAGGTCATCCGAAAATAAGATTACGGCTTTATCACCaaaccatttaaaaaaatggcgAAACGCGTTTGCCGCATATCAAGTGAAACCACCGATACAAAAAACTGTCGCTTCTATGCAATCATCGTCACCATCGGAAACACTCCCTGTTCTTAAGAAATCGGCGAATGCGGAATGCGAAAGTGTTTTGATTTTACCTTCCACATCTATGTCTTCCACGAAACGTAATGCACCAGTTGAATCGCCTGGAAAACTTTCATCACCGAAGAAACAAACGACTTTAGCGTCAACAAAGTCGACAGAACATAATGATACGTCCAGACCCAAGTCGTCCGTCACTAAGAATCTTTCAAATGATGCGAATGTTGGAATCATCACTAAGAATGACTTTACTCGATCTAAGGATAGCGGAATTGTATCTAAAATCCcgcataaaaatacaaaagagaTAGACGTTAATACATCAGACGCTTCCTTAAACTCGAGCAAGAGGAGATCAGATACATCATCGAAATTACATAACAAAGCAACCAATcttaaaatgtcaattaataatacatctaTAAAATCGAAGATTTTGATAGGGCATGGCGATGAACCATACAAAAAAAGGCAGACTGCAGTGGACAACataattgtaagtaaaaagGGTAGCAAAGATTCGGAGAGCTCGTCGAATAAATCTGATGATGATTCTGATTTTGAAACTCCTCCTTCTTCTTTCTCGACTTCCTCGACTTCCTCATCGACAGTCATGCGCAAACGTcgtaaacaaaaacaaaaaaaattaaacgaagTCGAAGCTAAATCAAAATCTTTGAAGTCGAAATCTGCTTTGAATCAGGATCCGAAATCAAAATGCCAACCATCATGCACAACTTGTCCACGGACCTTCACTACATATAATGAAATGCTTCAGCACATGCTTAAGCATATGGCCAATGATCTTCGGAGTACGTATACGTATATTGAAGATAATATTGATTCTACTCCTCCAGAGTCTACCGAGAACAACGATCGATTTTCTAATGATACCACGGAAAGTTTGGTAGAAATAGTTACAAAAGAGGCTGAGATAACAGAAGCCGGAAACGGTATTAGTGAACAAGAAAAAAGACTGTTGGAAAATGCAAACAAATCAAATGCGGAGAACCTTGTTGCTTCGAAAGTATTACaacgaaatattaaagaaatcaaTGAAGCCAAGGAATCCAAGGAAGCTAAGGAATCCAAAGAAACTAAGGAAGCTAAGGAAACAAGCAAACCTTTGAACTCATCAGCGACAGAGCATATTGCAGAGCGAGTTGCGGAAAAAGTGCCGATGCTTATAGCAAACAATGCCGAGCAGACGACAATAACGCAGAActcggagaaagagaaaaactgTATCGTCGAAGCGTCCTCGAAATTTCAATCGACGGAATCTTTTAGTATCTGCAAGTGTCACGATTTCGAGATAAACAAGAAACATGATACAAATGTGGGCGCGAACGTTCAGATCGAGATCGTTTTGTTATGCATCACTTGTTGGACAGTGTTTCGACGCATCGAATGCTTCAAGGCGCATTACGCACAGCATTCCGGGAAAAACACGCTTTGTAACAAAAACAGACGGATCAATAGGAAAGCCAAATTGCTCTGTATTGCCTGCAAGAAGATACTGCACTCTCTCGAGGATATGGTACTTCATCTGACGATGCATAGTAATCGTGATTGCAAGGGCACGGTAAATTTCATCTGCAATGTGTGTAAGGTGGTCTTTTATGGTTACGGGTCTCTCTTCATCAATCATTTCCAGAATCACACGAAGAATCCACTTTTCCTGGCTAGTCGTAATTCATTCCCGAGGCTTTCCTTCGTCGGCGAAAAAATCCTTGAACAACCGTTGTACATGGGCAACGACAAGTCGAGAGAGATTTACTGGAAGATGGCCGACCATGTGTGCCAAGAATGCAATTTGCCCTTTGTCACCCAAGCCGATTTGAAATCGCACAAGGCGGTCTGCCAGAATACCGTCGATTCTCGCGGTGGATTCtcaaatgtcaaaatattgCTGGTATGCGGTTTCTGCGAGAAGATGTTTTGCAGCAGGATGTCTTTTGAAATGCATTCATTAGACCATACGCAGAAACGTGACGTGCATCTGCACTACACTTGCGCGGCTGTCACcgctttaaaaaaagtatacatCTGCAAGGTGTGCACATCCATGTGGCAATCCTTACAGAACTTTGAAGAGCACTGGCAGACCCATGGCGAGTTGCATGCGGAATTTGTGTGTTCCCATTGCCAATCTCATCACAACAATTTTGATCTATTCCAGAGACATGCACAGACACACAAGAATAACAACGAGTTACAACAGACACCGATCACATGCGAGGTGATTTATCGTGACATCAGTGATCACAATTTTAACGAGAATTTACAAAAGAACACCACCACGAATGATCTACCTTGTATGCATTTGAGTTCTTTTGGTGAGAACGATTTAGTTGAGAAGATTGTGCCACAAACTATACAGAGCTGTGATAAACCAGACGATCAACAAGAATCACTTCTGGAAAGACTCTTGAATCAATCCAAGACTGCGATGCCGAGAGGATCAGTACGCTCCAATAATGAAGAACAAACAACCAAGGAGGTCTCGCAAGTTTCAGTACAAGTTCCTTCGTCTAATGTCGCAGTCGCGCAGTCAAAGCAAAATAGTAATTCGAGAAATTGTGAAGACTCGGATGAGGATGATCTAACGATAATGTTGTCAGAAAATGAAGAGAGTTCAGTATCAACTGGGGTCAGGAGAAATGCCGATACACCCTCCACTAAACAGAATATACAAGAAGATGCGAAATCAAAGATGTCCAATTCCGTTGTTACCGATGAACAAACGCGACGTTCCAACAATGCGACTCCAGCCTCTTCACCCACGAAAACTTTGCAGACATCGAGCGACATGAATGAGAGTGCGAGTTCAAATGCTCAAATTAACGTAATAACTTCGAGGGAATCAAGAAATACGCAACTGGATGGAAGTCCAAGCATTTCGAACGCTAACAAGACGCTTGAGAATCATGTAAATCACTCAGTGTCACCACAAGCGAGACAAGAGCTTAAGTTACCAGAGAACGCCATGAGTTCCATACCTAAATCTTTCCTGCGTGTGAAGTCCTTGGCAGAGCTGACAAGCATTCCCTTAGAGAAGCAGGTCTGTTGGGTGTGCGGCTTGTCATTCGAGTCCGAGCAAAATTTGAAAGGACATATGTCGATACATGAGGTTCAATTGCCTCATCAAGACAAGAAAAGTGAGCATCAAGTATCTTCGATCAACAATGCACAAATTCGGCCAACAAAACCGACATTCAATTCTTTCCAGCCCTCAACAGCGACTCAGGATCGTCTCGTTTCTTCCGTGGCGATCAATAACATACCTTCATCCATCAACGTGGATCATCCTCCGAATACACTCGGTCGAGTGATTAACGCCCCCAACTCTCGACAATGCCAAGTGATCGGTGTGAAGCCATTACCTCTTACCAAAACTAACACAATTGCCGATGTATCCAAATCAAAAGAGACGTTGTCTCAAGAAGTGACTCCATCATCGGATAATGTTAATGCTACATTACAGAATCTTCCGAGGACAGCCTATCATCATAACTTGCCGCCTCACATCAGCTATACATTAAACAAATCAGTCCAAGTGCAGCAAAGTACTGGCACTGTAGCCGTTAAACCATTTTTACAAACTACTTATCAAAAACCTAGACCGCCTCCTCCATATTTCCAGTCACTGCAACAACAGCAGCCGTCACAAATGCAGCAACAGTCGTTGCAACTGCAACAACAATCACAACTACAGTCTCAGCACCAGCAACAACAGACGCAGCAGCTCCAACAACAGCTGCAACAGCAACAATTGCGCCAACAATtacagcagcaacagcaacaacgattgcagcagcagcagcaaacACAGCAGTTGCAGCAACGGCTACAATTGCAGATGCAACAACAATTGCAACAGCAGCAACAGATGAATAATCTCAGTGGTAACGTTGTGCATTATGTAATAACAGAAGGAGACATGTCTTATCAGTTGCGACCGGCAAACGTACAAGTAAATTCAGATAATGTTATGTACGTGACTGTGAACACAATGCAGCAGATCTCGAAGAATCCAGAACGCTACATTTGCTTATATTGTCCGGGTTTCGAGTGCGGTTCGGTACAGGAGTTTGCATTGCACGAGCATTCGCCAAAACACGAGGCGCGCAGTAATTACAATAGCGGTTCTTATGTATCTTGA